The proteins below are encoded in one region of Triticum aestivum cultivar Chinese Spring chromosome 1B, IWGSC CS RefSeq v2.1, whole genome shotgun sequence:
- the LOC123106672 gene encoding protein unc-13 homolog isoform X2, with protein sequence MDEENPVELLQRYRRDRHVLLNYILSGNLIKKVVMPPGAISLDDVDIDQVSVDYVLNCAKKGDPLDLGDAIRLYHDSLDYPYVDNTGDVEGFYLLTRPEYSGSAPTREPPPVPAAAPLPVVVPPPVVEQPQIAVPSSVANLPKSLSLDSPTEKELTIDDIEDFEDDEGEFDSRRASRRHQTDANDISLRLPLFETGITDDDLRETAYEILVAAAGASGGLIVPKKEKKKEKRHRLMRKLGRSKSESAESQTHRQPGLVGLLEILRAQLEITESMDIRTRQGLLNAMVGKVGKRMDNLLIPLELLCSISRAEFSDMKAYLRWQKRQLNMLEEGLINYPVVGFGELGRKVNELRNLFRKIEESESLSPSAAEVQRTECLRSLREVATSFSERPARGDLTGEVCHWADGYHLNAALYEKMLGSVFDTLDEGKLTEEVEEILELLKSTWRILGITETIHDTCYAWVLFRQFVFTGEQGLLKVVIEHLRKIPLKEQRGPQERLHLKSLRSSVDADDSCQDFTFFQSFLSPVQKWVDKKLNDYHLHFSEGSSMMVDIITVAMLTRRILGEENDKAMESPDRDQIDRYITSSVKSAFMKIAHSVEIKADTSHEHVLASLAEETKKLLKIETNIFSPVLSRWHPQAAVLSASLLHKLYGNKLGPFLEHSEHLTEDVVSVFPAADSLEQYIMSVMASVVGDDGLDSLCRQKLVPYEIESKSGTVVLRWVNGQLERVETWVKRAAEQETWDPISPQQRHGGSIVEVYRIIEETADQFFAFKVPMRIGELNSFCRGIDKAFQIYTQLVTQPIVDKEDLVPPVPVLTRYKKELGIKAFVKKEIQEVRPVDERKSSEIVQLTMSKLCVRLNSLYYAISQLGKLEDSISERWAKRQSDKINIRRSMNGKSKGIVSNQKNQFDGSRKEINAAIDRVCECTGLKVIFWDLQQPFIDNMYKNNVLQARLDTIVEVLDLVLAQLCDVIVEQLRDRVVTGLLQASLDGLVRVILDGGPTRVFSPNDAPLLEEDLEILKEFFISGGDGLPRGTVENLVSRVRPVINLIKQETRVLIDDLREVTQGGKSKFGSDSKTLLRVLCHRNDSEASHYVKKHFKIPSSAPPST encoded by the exons ATGGACGA AGAAAATCCTGTTGAGCTGTTACAACGTTATCGCCGTGATCGCCATGTGTTGCTCAATTACATCCTTTCTGGTAACTTGATCAAGAAAGTTGTAATGCCGCCTGGTGCTATCTCTCTAGATGACGTGGATATTGATCAAGTCAGTGTTGATTATGTCCTCAATTGTGCTAAGAAAG GGGATCCACTTGACCTTGGAGATGCCATCCGGCTTTATCATGACAGCCTTGATTACCCATATGTC GATAACACAGGAGATGTTGAAGGGTTCTATTTACTTACAAGACCTGAATATTCTGGATCAGCACCAACAAGAGAACCACCCCCTGTCCCTGCCGCTGCACCATTACCAGTTGTGGTACCACCACCAGTTGTTGAACAACCACAAATTGCTGTTCCATCATCAGTTGCAAACTTACCAAAATCATTATCATTGGACTCTCCCACCGAGAAGGAATTAACCATAGATGacattgaagactttgaggatGATGAAGGTGAATTCGATAGTCGAAGGGCTTCTAGGAGGCATCAAACTGATGCCAATGATATatccttgcgcttaccattatttgAAACAG GTATCACAGATGATGATCTTCGTGAAACAGCATATGAAATCCTTGTTGCTGCTGCTGGCGCTTCAGG GGGGCTTATAgtcccaaagaaagaaaagaagaaagagaagagaCACAGATTAATGAGGAAACTTGGCCGTAGTAAGAGTGAAAGTGCTGAATCGCAAACTCACCGGCAACCAGGTTTAGTTGGCCTGCTTGAAATCTTGAGAGCCCAACTTGAG ATAACGGAGTCCATGGATATTAGGACTAGGCAGGGACTACTTAATGCTATGGTGGGTAAAGTCGGAAAACGGATGGACAATCTCTTGATACCACTGGAACTACTGTGCTCTATATCTAGAGCTGAATTTTCTGACATGAAGGCATATCTTCGTTGGCAGAAAAGACAG CTGAACATGCTGGAGGAGGGCCTAATAAACTATCCTGTTGTTGGATTTGGAGAGTTAGGTCGAAAAGTCAATGAGCTAAGAAATCTTTTCAGAAAGATTGAAGAATCTGAG TCCCTATCCCCATCTGCTGCGGAGGTTCAACGTACAGAATGCCTACGTTCACTGAGAGAAGTTGCTACATCTTTCTCTGAAAGGCCTGCTCGTGGCGATCTTACCGGTGAGGTTTGTCATTGGGCTGATGGTTACCATCTGAATGCCGCCTTGTATGAAAAAATGCTTGGCAGTGTTTTTGACACCTTAGATGAGGGAAAACTCACAGAG GAGGTGGAAGAAATCCTTGAGCTCCTAAAGTCCACTTGGCGTATACTAGGAATCACAGAGACAATTCATGATACGTGCTATGCATGGGTATTATTCCGACAG TTTGTTTTTACAGGCGAGCAAGGACTCCTGAAAGTTGTGATTGAGCATTTGAGGAAGATACCCTTGAAGGAACAGCGTGGTCCACAAGAACGCTTACACTTGAAAAGTCTACGTAGTTCTGTTGATGCCGATGATAGCTGCCAGGACTTTACGTTTTTCCAGTCTTTCCTGTCTCCAGTTCAGAAATGGGTGGACAAGAAATTGAATGATTATCATCTGCACTTCTCAGAG GGTTCCAGTATGATGGTTGATATCATAACAGTAGCAATGCTTACTAGGCGAATCCTTGGTGAAGAAAATGACAAG GCAATGGAGTCACCTGATCGAGACCAGATTGACCGTTACATCACTTCTTCTGTCAAAAGTGCTTTCATGAAG aTTGCACATTCCGTAGAGATtaaagcagacacatcacatgagCATGTTTTAGCATCTCTAGCCGAGGAGACAAAGAAGCTTTTGAAGATAGAGACAAACATTTTTTCCCCAGTTTTGTCAAGATGGCATCCACAGGCAGCAGTTCTTTCTGCTTCCCTTCTCCATAAACTGTATGGAAACAAATTG GGACCTTTTCTTGAGCATTCTGAGCATCTTACGGAGGACGTAGTTTCTGTATTTCCGGCAGCTGATTCTTTGGAGCAGTACATAATGTCAGTGATGGCTTCTGTTGTGGGTGACGATGGTTTGGACAGTCTATGTAGACAAAAGCTAGTTCCTTATGAG ATTGAAAGTAAATCGGGCACGGTTGTTTTACGCTGGGTGAATGGGCAACTGGAGAGAGTTGAAACTTGGGTTAAAAGGGCTGCTGAACAAGAG ACTTGGGATCCTATATCCCCTCAACAACGCCATGGGGGTTCTATTGTTGAAGTCTATAGAATCATAGAAGAG ACTGCAGATCAGTTTTTTGCATTCAAGGTTCCTATGCGAATTGGGGAATTAAATAGCTTCTGTCGTGGCATTGACAAGGCATTTCAAATTTATACACAACTTGTTACTCAACCCATAG TTGACAAAGAAGATTTAGTTCCACCTGTTCCTGTCCTTACCCGATATAAAAAGGAGCTTGGGATCAAAGCTTTCGTAAAAAAGGAAATCCAAGAAGTCAGACCTGTTGATGAGAGAAAATCGAGTGAAATAGTTCAACTTACAATGTCAAAGCTATGTGTGCGGCTTAACAGTCTATAT TATGCTATAAGCCAGCTAGGCAAGTTGGAGGACAGCATAAGTGAGCGGTGGGCTAAAAGGCAAAGTGACAAAATTAACATCA GACGATCAATGAACGGCAAGTCAAAGGGCATAGTCTCCAATCAGAAGAATCAATTTGATGGCAGTAGAAAAGAAATCAATGCTGCTATTGATCGGGTATGTGAATGTACAG GGTTAAAGGTCATATTTTGGGACCTCCAACAGCCATTCATCGACAATATGTACAAAAACAATGTTTTACAAGCTCGATTGGACACTATTGTCGAAGTGCTTGATTTG GTGCTTGCTCAACTCTGTGACGTCATTGTGGAGCAACTGCGAGATCGTGTGGTTACAGGGCTTCTGCAAGCATCCCTG GATGGCTTAGTTCGGGTAATACTAGATGGAGGTCCTACACGCGTCTTCTCTCCAAATGATGCCCCTCTTTTGGAGGAAGATCTTGAAATTCTTAAG GAATTCTTCATATCTGGCGGAGATGGGCTGCCTCGTGGAACTGTTGAGAATTTGGTCTCGCGTGTTCGTCCTGTAATAAATCTGATCAAGCAAGAG ACCCGTGTGCTTATTGATGATCTGCGCGAAGTTACTCAAGGGGGCAAAAGCAAATTCGGAAGCGACTCCAAAACCCTGCTGAGGGTCCTGTGCCACAGAAATGATTCAGAGGCATCACACTATGTAAAGAAGCATTTCAAGATACCCAGTTCAGCTCCCCCGAGCACCTGA
- the LOC123106672 gene encoding protein unc-13 homolog isoform X5: protein MDEENPVELLQRYRRDRHVLLNYILSGNLIKKVVMPPGAISLDDVDIDQVSVDYVLNCAKKGDPLDLGDAIRLYHDSLDYPYVDNTGDVEGFYLLTRPEYSGSAPTREPPPVPAAAPLPVVVPPPVVEQPQIAVPSSVANLPKSLSLDSPTEKELTIDDIEDFEDDEGEFDSRRASRRHQTDANDISLRLPLFETGITDDDLRETAYEILVAAAGASGGLIVPKKEKKKEKRHRLMRKLGRSKSESAESQTHRQPGLVGLLEILRAQLEITESMDIRTRQGLLNAMVGKVGKRMDNLLIPLELLCSISRAEFSDMKAYLRWQKRQLNMLEEGLINYPVVGFGELGRKVNELRNLFRKIEESESLSPSAAEVQRTECLRSLREVATSFSERPARGDLTGEVCHWADGYHLNAALYEKMLGSVFDTLDEGKLTEEVEEILELLKSTWRILGITETIHDTCYAWVLFRQFVFTGEQGLLKVVIEHLRKIPLKEQRGPQERLHLKSLRSSVDADDSCQDFTFFQSFLSPVQKWVDKKLNDYHLHFSEAMSDLLFTTECCNTYAHKGSSMMVDIITVAMLTRRILGEENDKAMESPDRDQIDRYITSSVKSAFMKIAHSVEIKADTSHEHVLASLAEETKKLLKIETNIFSPVLSRWHPQAAVLSASLLHKLYGNKLGPFLEHSEHLTEDVVSVFPAADSLEQYIMSVMASVVGDDGLDSLCRQKLVPYEIESKSGTVVLRWVNGQLERVETWVKRAAEQETWDPISPQQRHGGSIVEVYRIIEETADQFFAFKVPMRIGELNSFCRGIDKAFQIYTQLVTQPIVDKEDLVPPVPVLTRYKKELGIKAFVKKEIQEVRPVDERKSSEIVQLTMSKLCVRLNSLYYAISQLGKLEDSISERWAKRQSDKINIRRSMNGKSKGIVSNQKNQFDGSRKEINAAIDRG, encoded by the exons ATGGACGA AGAAAATCCTGTTGAGCTGTTACAACGTTATCGCCGTGATCGCCATGTGTTGCTCAATTACATCCTTTCTGGTAACTTGATCAAGAAAGTTGTAATGCCGCCTGGTGCTATCTCTCTAGATGACGTGGATATTGATCAAGTCAGTGTTGATTATGTCCTCAATTGTGCTAAGAAAG GGGATCCACTTGACCTTGGAGATGCCATCCGGCTTTATCATGACAGCCTTGATTACCCATATGTC GATAACACAGGAGATGTTGAAGGGTTCTATTTACTTACAAGACCTGAATATTCTGGATCAGCACCAACAAGAGAACCACCCCCTGTCCCTGCCGCTGCACCATTACCAGTTGTGGTACCACCACCAGTTGTTGAACAACCACAAATTGCTGTTCCATCATCAGTTGCAAACTTACCAAAATCATTATCATTGGACTCTCCCACCGAGAAGGAATTAACCATAGATGacattgaagactttgaggatGATGAAGGTGAATTCGATAGTCGAAGGGCTTCTAGGAGGCATCAAACTGATGCCAATGATATatccttgcgcttaccattatttgAAACAG GTATCACAGATGATGATCTTCGTGAAACAGCATATGAAATCCTTGTTGCTGCTGCTGGCGCTTCAGG GGGGCTTATAgtcccaaagaaagaaaagaagaaagagaagagaCACAGATTAATGAGGAAACTTGGCCGTAGTAAGAGTGAAAGTGCTGAATCGCAAACTCACCGGCAACCAGGTTTAGTTGGCCTGCTTGAAATCTTGAGAGCCCAACTTGAG ATAACGGAGTCCATGGATATTAGGACTAGGCAGGGACTACTTAATGCTATGGTGGGTAAAGTCGGAAAACGGATGGACAATCTCTTGATACCACTGGAACTACTGTGCTCTATATCTAGAGCTGAATTTTCTGACATGAAGGCATATCTTCGTTGGCAGAAAAGACAG CTGAACATGCTGGAGGAGGGCCTAATAAACTATCCTGTTGTTGGATTTGGAGAGTTAGGTCGAAAAGTCAATGAGCTAAGAAATCTTTTCAGAAAGATTGAAGAATCTGAG TCCCTATCCCCATCTGCTGCGGAGGTTCAACGTACAGAATGCCTACGTTCACTGAGAGAAGTTGCTACATCTTTCTCTGAAAGGCCTGCTCGTGGCGATCTTACCGGTGAGGTTTGTCATTGGGCTGATGGTTACCATCTGAATGCCGCCTTGTATGAAAAAATGCTTGGCAGTGTTTTTGACACCTTAGATGAGGGAAAACTCACAGAG GAGGTGGAAGAAATCCTTGAGCTCCTAAAGTCCACTTGGCGTATACTAGGAATCACAGAGACAATTCATGATACGTGCTATGCATGGGTATTATTCCGACAG TTTGTTTTTACAGGCGAGCAAGGACTCCTGAAAGTTGTGATTGAGCATTTGAGGAAGATACCCTTGAAGGAACAGCGTGGTCCACAAGAACGCTTACACTTGAAAAGTCTACGTAGTTCTGTTGATGCCGATGATAGCTGCCAGGACTTTACGTTTTTCCAGTCTTTCCTGTCTCCAGTTCAGAAATGGGTGGACAAGAAATTGAATGATTATCATCTGCACTTCTCAGAG GCTATGTCTGATTTGTTATTCACCACCGAATGTTGCAACACATATGCGCATAAG GGTTCCAGTATGATGGTTGATATCATAACAGTAGCAATGCTTACTAGGCGAATCCTTGGTGAAGAAAATGACAAG GCAATGGAGTCACCTGATCGAGACCAGATTGACCGTTACATCACTTCTTCTGTCAAAAGTGCTTTCATGAAG aTTGCACATTCCGTAGAGATtaaagcagacacatcacatgagCATGTTTTAGCATCTCTAGCCGAGGAGACAAAGAAGCTTTTGAAGATAGAGACAAACATTTTTTCCCCAGTTTTGTCAAGATGGCATCCACAGGCAGCAGTTCTTTCTGCTTCCCTTCTCCATAAACTGTATGGAAACAAATTG GGACCTTTTCTTGAGCATTCTGAGCATCTTACGGAGGACGTAGTTTCTGTATTTCCGGCAGCTGATTCTTTGGAGCAGTACATAATGTCAGTGATGGCTTCTGTTGTGGGTGACGATGGTTTGGACAGTCTATGTAGACAAAAGCTAGTTCCTTATGAG ATTGAAAGTAAATCGGGCACGGTTGTTTTACGCTGGGTGAATGGGCAACTGGAGAGAGTTGAAACTTGGGTTAAAAGGGCTGCTGAACAAGAG ACTTGGGATCCTATATCCCCTCAACAACGCCATGGGGGTTCTATTGTTGAAGTCTATAGAATCATAGAAGAG ACTGCAGATCAGTTTTTTGCATTCAAGGTTCCTATGCGAATTGGGGAATTAAATAGCTTCTGTCGTGGCATTGACAAGGCATTTCAAATTTATACACAACTTGTTACTCAACCCATAG TTGACAAAGAAGATTTAGTTCCACCTGTTCCTGTCCTTACCCGATATAAAAAGGAGCTTGGGATCAAAGCTTTCGTAAAAAAGGAAATCCAAGAAGTCAGACCTGTTGATGAGAGAAAATCGAGTGAAATAGTTCAACTTACAATGTCAAAGCTATGTGTGCGGCTTAACAGTCTATAT TATGCTATAAGCCAGCTAGGCAAGTTGGAGGACAGCATAAGTGAGCGGTGGGCTAAAAGGCAAAGTGACAAAATTAACATCA GACGATCAATGAACGGCAAGTCAAAGGGCATAGTCTCCAATCAGAAGAATCAATTTGATGGCAGTAGAAAAGAAATCAATGCTGCTATTGATCGG GGTTAA
- the LOC123106672 gene encoding protein unc-13 homolog isoform X1, with protein sequence MDEENPVELLQRYRRDRHVLLNYILSGNLIKKVVMPPGAISLDDVDIDQVSVDYVLNCAKKGDPLDLGDAIRLYHDSLDYPYVDNTGDVEGFYLLTRPEYSGSAPTREPPPVPAAAPLPVVVPPPVVEQPQIAVPSSVANLPKSLSLDSPTEKELTIDDIEDFEDDEGEFDSRRASRRHQTDANDISLRLPLFETGITDDDLRETAYEILVAAAGASGGLIVPKKEKKKEKRHRLMRKLGRSKSESAESQTHRQPGLVGLLEILRAQLEITESMDIRTRQGLLNAMVGKVGKRMDNLLIPLELLCSISRAEFSDMKAYLRWQKRQLNMLEEGLINYPVVGFGELGRKVNELRNLFRKIEESESLSPSAAEVQRTECLRSLREVATSFSERPARGDLTGEVCHWADGYHLNAALYEKMLGSVFDTLDEGKLTEEVEEILELLKSTWRILGITETIHDTCYAWVLFRQFVFTGEQGLLKVVIEHLRKIPLKEQRGPQERLHLKSLRSSVDADDSCQDFTFFQSFLSPVQKWVDKKLNDYHLHFSEAMSDLLFTTECCNTYAHKGSSMMVDIITVAMLTRRILGEENDKAMESPDRDQIDRYITSSVKSAFMKIAHSVEIKADTSHEHVLASLAEETKKLLKIETNIFSPVLSRWHPQAAVLSASLLHKLYGNKLGPFLEHSEHLTEDVVSVFPAADSLEQYIMSVMASVVGDDGLDSLCRQKLVPYEIESKSGTVVLRWVNGQLERVETWVKRAAEQETWDPISPQQRHGGSIVEVYRIIEETADQFFAFKVPMRIGELNSFCRGIDKAFQIYTQLVTQPIVDKEDLVPPVPVLTRYKKELGIKAFVKKEIQEVRPVDERKSSEIVQLTMSKLCVRLNSLYYAISQLGKLEDSISERWAKRQSDKINIRRSMNGKSKGIVSNQKNQFDGSRKEINAAIDRVCECTGLKVIFWDLQQPFIDNMYKNNVLQARLDTIVEVLDLVLAQLCDVIVEQLRDRVVTGLLQASLDGLVRVILDGGPTRVFSPNDAPLLEEDLEILKEFFISGGDGLPRGTVENLVSRVRPVINLIKQETRVLIDDLREVTQGGKSKFGSDSKTLLRVLCHRNDSEASHYVKKHFKIPSSAPPST encoded by the exons ATGGACGA AGAAAATCCTGTTGAGCTGTTACAACGTTATCGCCGTGATCGCCATGTGTTGCTCAATTACATCCTTTCTGGTAACTTGATCAAGAAAGTTGTAATGCCGCCTGGTGCTATCTCTCTAGATGACGTGGATATTGATCAAGTCAGTGTTGATTATGTCCTCAATTGTGCTAAGAAAG GGGATCCACTTGACCTTGGAGATGCCATCCGGCTTTATCATGACAGCCTTGATTACCCATATGTC GATAACACAGGAGATGTTGAAGGGTTCTATTTACTTACAAGACCTGAATATTCTGGATCAGCACCAACAAGAGAACCACCCCCTGTCCCTGCCGCTGCACCATTACCAGTTGTGGTACCACCACCAGTTGTTGAACAACCACAAATTGCTGTTCCATCATCAGTTGCAAACTTACCAAAATCATTATCATTGGACTCTCCCACCGAGAAGGAATTAACCATAGATGacattgaagactttgaggatGATGAAGGTGAATTCGATAGTCGAAGGGCTTCTAGGAGGCATCAAACTGATGCCAATGATATatccttgcgcttaccattatttgAAACAG GTATCACAGATGATGATCTTCGTGAAACAGCATATGAAATCCTTGTTGCTGCTGCTGGCGCTTCAGG GGGGCTTATAgtcccaaagaaagaaaagaagaaagagaagagaCACAGATTAATGAGGAAACTTGGCCGTAGTAAGAGTGAAAGTGCTGAATCGCAAACTCACCGGCAACCAGGTTTAGTTGGCCTGCTTGAAATCTTGAGAGCCCAACTTGAG ATAACGGAGTCCATGGATATTAGGACTAGGCAGGGACTACTTAATGCTATGGTGGGTAAAGTCGGAAAACGGATGGACAATCTCTTGATACCACTGGAACTACTGTGCTCTATATCTAGAGCTGAATTTTCTGACATGAAGGCATATCTTCGTTGGCAGAAAAGACAG CTGAACATGCTGGAGGAGGGCCTAATAAACTATCCTGTTGTTGGATTTGGAGAGTTAGGTCGAAAAGTCAATGAGCTAAGAAATCTTTTCAGAAAGATTGAAGAATCTGAG TCCCTATCCCCATCTGCTGCGGAGGTTCAACGTACAGAATGCCTACGTTCACTGAGAGAAGTTGCTACATCTTTCTCTGAAAGGCCTGCTCGTGGCGATCTTACCGGTGAGGTTTGTCATTGGGCTGATGGTTACCATCTGAATGCCGCCTTGTATGAAAAAATGCTTGGCAGTGTTTTTGACACCTTAGATGAGGGAAAACTCACAGAG GAGGTGGAAGAAATCCTTGAGCTCCTAAAGTCCACTTGGCGTATACTAGGAATCACAGAGACAATTCATGATACGTGCTATGCATGGGTATTATTCCGACAG TTTGTTTTTACAGGCGAGCAAGGACTCCTGAAAGTTGTGATTGAGCATTTGAGGAAGATACCCTTGAAGGAACAGCGTGGTCCACAAGAACGCTTACACTTGAAAAGTCTACGTAGTTCTGTTGATGCCGATGATAGCTGCCAGGACTTTACGTTTTTCCAGTCTTTCCTGTCTCCAGTTCAGAAATGGGTGGACAAGAAATTGAATGATTATCATCTGCACTTCTCAGAG GCTATGTCTGATTTGTTATTCACCACCGAATGTTGCAACACATATGCGCATAAG GGTTCCAGTATGATGGTTGATATCATAACAGTAGCAATGCTTACTAGGCGAATCCTTGGTGAAGAAAATGACAAG GCAATGGAGTCACCTGATCGAGACCAGATTGACCGTTACATCACTTCTTCTGTCAAAAGTGCTTTCATGAAG aTTGCACATTCCGTAGAGATtaaagcagacacatcacatgagCATGTTTTAGCATCTCTAGCCGAGGAGACAAAGAAGCTTTTGAAGATAGAGACAAACATTTTTTCCCCAGTTTTGTCAAGATGGCATCCACAGGCAGCAGTTCTTTCTGCTTCCCTTCTCCATAAACTGTATGGAAACAAATTG GGACCTTTTCTTGAGCATTCTGAGCATCTTACGGAGGACGTAGTTTCTGTATTTCCGGCAGCTGATTCTTTGGAGCAGTACATAATGTCAGTGATGGCTTCTGTTGTGGGTGACGATGGTTTGGACAGTCTATGTAGACAAAAGCTAGTTCCTTATGAG ATTGAAAGTAAATCGGGCACGGTTGTTTTACGCTGGGTGAATGGGCAACTGGAGAGAGTTGAAACTTGGGTTAAAAGGGCTGCTGAACAAGAG ACTTGGGATCCTATATCCCCTCAACAACGCCATGGGGGTTCTATTGTTGAAGTCTATAGAATCATAGAAGAG ACTGCAGATCAGTTTTTTGCATTCAAGGTTCCTATGCGAATTGGGGAATTAAATAGCTTCTGTCGTGGCATTGACAAGGCATTTCAAATTTATACACAACTTGTTACTCAACCCATAG TTGACAAAGAAGATTTAGTTCCACCTGTTCCTGTCCTTACCCGATATAAAAAGGAGCTTGGGATCAAAGCTTTCGTAAAAAAGGAAATCCAAGAAGTCAGACCTGTTGATGAGAGAAAATCGAGTGAAATAGTTCAACTTACAATGTCAAAGCTATGTGTGCGGCTTAACAGTCTATAT TATGCTATAAGCCAGCTAGGCAAGTTGGAGGACAGCATAAGTGAGCGGTGGGCTAAAAGGCAAAGTGACAAAATTAACATCA GACGATCAATGAACGGCAAGTCAAAGGGCATAGTCTCCAATCAGAAGAATCAATTTGATGGCAGTAGAAAAGAAATCAATGCTGCTATTGATCGGGTATGTGAATGTACAG GGTTAAAGGTCATATTTTGGGACCTCCAACAGCCATTCATCGACAATATGTACAAAAACAATGTTTTACAAGCTCGATTGGACACTATTGTCGAAGTGCTTGATTTG GTGCTTGCTCAACTCTGTGACGTCATTGTGGAGCAACTGCGAGATCGTGTGGTTACAGGGCTTCTGCAAGCATCCCTG GATGGCTTAGTTCGGGTAATACTAGATGGAGGTCCTACACGCGTCTTCTCTCCAAATGATGCCCCTCTTTTGGAGGAAGATCTTGAAATTCTTAAG GAATTCTTCATATCTGGCGGAGATGGGCTGCCTCGTGGAACTGTTGAGAATTTGGTCTCGCGTGTTCGTCCTGTAATAAATCTGATCAAGCAAGAG ACCCGTGTGCTTATTGATGATCTGCGCGAAGTTACTCAAGGGGGCAAAAGCAAATTCGGAAGCGACTCCAAAACCCTGCTGAGGGTCCTGTGCCACAGAAATGATTCAGAGGCATCACACTATGTAAAGAAGCATTTCAAGATACCCAGTTCAGCTCCCCCGAGCACCTGA